One part of the Algibacter sp. L1A34 genome encodes these proteins:
- a CDS encoding efflux RND transporter periplasmic adaptor subunit — MKNKKKLIIGGIVVIVLAVAAFSFIKGEDAIIIETKTIVAKKADVTTMVTATGTIEPITQVDVGTQVSGVVEKIYVDYNSVVKEGELIAELDKTNLKASTMQSQAAYDNAVSQRNYMKIIYERQKTLYDNQVISKSDFDDAEYNYETAKGTAIQRLSDLQSAKTNLGYANIYSPIDGVILSRDIDEGQTVAASYSTPTLFTIAQDLKEMQVEADVDEADIGQVKDGQRVEFTVDAYIGETFKGVVTQVRLDPTVTSNVVTYTVVIKADNEDLKLKPGLTATISIYTLELNDVLTAEAKAINFKPEAEILATYNVQHNLQESASNIDKNDKTLWVLGKNGAITQKKVTLGASDGVNVQILSGITEGDKLVYSLKGVSKSEANAGGTNESPFMPQRPGGNKKK, encoded by the coding sequence CAGCTTTTAGTTTTATAAAGGGCGAGGATGCCATTATTATTGAAACGAAGACCATTGTAGCAAAAAAAGCAGATGTAACAACAATGGTAACGGCAACTGGAACTATAGAACCTATAACACAAGTAGATGTTGGTACACAAGTATCTGGAGTGGTAGAAAAAATATATGTAGATTATAACAGTGTGGTGAAAGAAGGTGAACTTATTGCAGAACTGGATAAAACCAATTTAAAAGCATCTACCATGCAATCACAAGCTGCTTATGATAATGCAGTGAGCCAAAGAAATTACATGAAAATTATTTATGAAAGACAAAAAACGTTGTATGATAATCAAGTCATTAGTAAATCGGATTTTGATGATGCGGAATACAATTACGAAACAGCAAAAGGTACGGCTATACAACGTTTATCGGATTTACAATCGGCTAAAACCAACTTAGGTTATGCTAATATTTACTCACCAATAGACGGTGTGATTCTATCTAGAGATATAGATGAAGGACAAACGGTTGCCGCGAGTTACAGTACACCAACGCTATTTACAATTGCTCAAGATTTAAAAGAAATGCAAGTAGAAGCAGATGTAGATGAAGCCGATATAGGTCAGGTAAAAGATGGGCAACGCGTAGAATTTACAGTAGATGCTTATATAGGTGAAACATTTAAAGGTGTTGTAACACAAGTACGTCTAGACCCTACAGTGACATCAAATGTAGTGACTTACACCGTTGTTATTAAAGCTGATAATGAAGATTTAAAATTAAAACCTGGTTTAACAGCAACCATCTCTATTTACACATTGGAATTAAATGATGTGTTAACTGCGGAAGCTAAAGCTATAAACTTTAAACCAGAAGCTGAAATATTAGCAACATATAACGTACAACATAATTTACAAGAAAGTGCAAGTAATATTGATAAAAACGATAAGACACTTTGGGTATTGGGTAAAAATGGAGCAATAACACAAAAAAAAGTAACACTTGGAGCAAGCGATGGTGTAAATGTTCAAATTTTAAGCGGAATAACTGAGGGTGATAAATTAGTGTATAGTTTAAAAGGTGTTTCTAAATCGGAAGCCAATGCAGGAGGTACAAATGAAAGTCCTTTTATGCCACAACGTCCAGGAGGTAACAAGAAAAAGTAA
- a CDS encoding ABC transporter ATP-binding protein yields the protein MSKEIIKIEDLKREFTMGTETVHALRGISFTINEGEFVTIMGSSGSGKSTMLNILGCLDQPSSGTYEIDGVRVKDLSRNELATIRNEKIGFIFQSYNLLARTSAIENVELPLLYNSKVSTEERRERAIKALEMVGLGDRMGHTPSQLSGGQQQRVAIARSLVNNPVMILADEATGNLDTRTSYEIMSLFQELNKKGITITFVTHEPDIATFSGRTIVLKDGQIIQDYQNHNIQSAAAELAKLPKQDD from the coding sequence ATGAGTAAAGAAATAATTAAAATAGAAGACTTAAAGCGTGAGTTTACCATGGGAACCGAAACGGTTCATGCCTTAAGAGGTATTTCGTTTACCATTAACGAAGGCGAGTTTGTAACCATTATGGGATCTAGTGGTTCTGGTAAAAGTACGATGTTAAATATCTTAGGATGTTTAGATCAACCTTCATCTGGAACTTATGAAATTGATGGCGTGCGCGTTAAAGATTTAAGCAGAAATGAGCTTGCAACTATACGAAACGAAAAGATAGGCTTCATTTTTCAATCTTATAATTTATTGGCAAGAACGTCTGCTATAGAAAATGTAGAATTACCATTGTTATACAACAGTAAGGTTTCTACCGAAGAACGCAGAGAACGTGCTATAAAAGCTTTAGAAATGGTTGGTTTAGGAGACAGAATGGGGCACACGCCATCACAGCTTTCTGGAGGGCAACAACAGCGTGTTGCTATTGCGAGATCGTTGGTTAATAATCCAGTTATGATTCTTGCAGATGAAGCTACAGGAAACTTAGATACACGTACCTCTTACGAGATTATGTCACTATTTCAAGAGTTAAACAAAAAAGGTATTACCATTACTTTTGTTACGCACGAGCCAGATATAGCAACCTTTAGCGGTAGAACTATTGTATTAAAAGATGGGCAAATCATACAAGATTACCAAAATCATAATATACAATCTGCAGCAGCAGAATTAGCCAAATTACCTAAACAAGACGATTAA